tgatctgatttgatgcaaacgacgcatttcccagtgtttcaatgttttgatgtacttgtgcCAAATGAAGCTAATGAAGTTAATAAAATATTGTATCCTAAAAATTTTTTTAAGAAAGCTAGAGGTACACAGGGCGTCAGGCGGGAAACGGTGAGTCGAAGTTTCGGGTCACCCGGACAATATTTTTGAGTATTATCCTTAAATGTTAATGTTATCTTCTAAGCGATTTAAATTTTATCAACGAGACTGCTTCCACCTTTCTCCGGCACTGTGGGTGAAAGACGACATCGGTCTTCCTGCAGTTCTGCAGCTGGCCAAATTGCCGTTTTATCGAATTTACGCAAATTCATCAAGTTCACAATAGACACTTGCTAGTTTGCATTGTAGGACCCAGCCCATTTGATTACCAATGATCTCGAGAGCAAGAGGCGGAGCAAACGGATGGCAAACTGGCTCACCCTGTGCAGCGACCCGCTTTAAAACCAACTCGCTCCGTGAAGTGTGAGCGGTGGGCATCCCGAAGATGCAGCGACTGACGGCTTTGCAAGGGTGCATCGCGCATCAGCAGTCGGCTCTCACCACGCTACGCCAGTACCTTGAGGATCAGCGGCACCTTGGGGTCGACCAGCCCGACCCCGGTCCAGCTGTGAGCCCCTCAGCATCTAATTTCCAGTTATCAGCCCCGTCCTCAACTCCTTCTAAAAGGCGAAGAACTATCTTGCAGGTGGCGAGAGAGAGCAAATTAAAGCGTTTAATCGGGTTAACATCGGATTTAATAAACCTGGAACAAAATTCCTTGCATCACTTAAAAGGCATACACTTCCAAGTGGAGTCTAAGGTAAGAGGGCCAGTAAAAGTCAATTAAAAACTATGTTAAATGGAATAAAATTGCATTTTGTGTTTTGTTCTAAATAaatattgaacccgtgaacactatctcacttttttatatatttctgtttttgcatgatcttAATCTActtaatatacgtatactgtaatttatttatttatttcttctatattatgtattgcattgaactgctgttaagttaacaaatttcacgacacatgccggtgttaTGTCATTAGAAACCtgtttttaattctgattcttttGAAATATACCCAGCATTGACTCAGCACCAATTGGAGATAAAAGTTACGGCGTTCTCGAAAATAAACTCCAAGTTATTTGTTATCCATAATTGTTCATTTGTTTTATTCGAGCAAGTCCCATGCTATCAAGACCATTACACTTCTCAGTTTCTGTTTACTTTTTTACTCCCAGCTCAGTGTGGATCTCCGGAATACCTGCGGCCGCTTGGCAACCCGGGAAGATTGCCTGCGATTAGACGGAGATTTGAAAGCGGTTGAGGAGTGTCTGCGCAGCCTTGTTAACCAGTTGTTGCTTTCATTGTCCTCCGATAATTCGGGATCGCAGCTGGAGGTTACTGACCCGCTGAAAAGGCTCTCTCAAAAGTACCTCAATATCTGAAATGATGAGACGTTCATGAGCACTTCACATCCAAGCGCAACATTCCTGGGCATCACGTAGCAAAGCAGCCTGGTGCATGGGTAGGATTCAAAACCCATCTAATGCATCACCAGAAGCAAATTACACCTTGCCCTCGGTTTACTAAGGGGGCGTGTTCCTAAAGATACCTCCTTGTGCGAAAACTCGTTAAACGGGAGGCAGCTTAACATTATATCCATTGGAAAAAAAGACAGTGCTCGTGATCTAAGTCTGTTTTACACATGTCATTCCCTCACTTAGGAATAGCTACCATTTTGCTTTAGGTATAATATGGCTTGATCTGATTAGCTAGCAGAGATATTGAATGCGAAAGGGCGGAGGAAACTGGTACCACTCTGTGGAGCGCCCTCATAATAAAGGAACAGTGGAGGATGTAAAGACAGTGTTGACTATAACCATTCTATGCCAATACTTAAATGATCAGTAGCAGCTTTGGTGTAAACTAGCCAACCATTGTCCAGTTACAAATCCCTCCTTGTCAGGTCATGATTTGTCTCTCTGACAGTGACCTTCCACCATATTTTGatgctttttttcccctctgctgtTGTCAGCTGTATGTTCAACTGTCTTGTAGAGTCTTAGCTCCAGAAGCATCTCTGAAAATTTCTCTTTTAAGTCACTTATTAATGTCTACCTCTTTGGTCTAGCTTTTGATCACAAGTTACTTTGCATCAAATTTTATTTAATAACGTTGCTGTGAACAACCTTAGTGGTTTTGCAACTCCCTGTGTAAACAAAAACAGCTGTTGCTCACAGATCTGATAGCAGAAAACAAGCCAATCCAGAGTACTGGTGTTGAGTTTACCCACGTTTCTTGGCTACAGcaaaggaggaatttatttgcGTTTCTTAAAAAAATCTGATGATATTATGGCTCCCGCTGTGGGAATTTGTATCTGACTGATTCATTGTACACTTGAGACTGGCAATACTAATCTCAAGATTATGTTTGCTTGGATTTCTGCAAAGTTTTTATTTAAAAAAgtttaagttaaaaaaaaatctaaagtcTTGGGTTCACAGAATTCTAAGTCCCATGTTTTTTTCGAACAAGCTACCATCAAGACATTTCAGAACCATCGTAACAAATAAATTTTTACTTTAATTTCTGCTGGGGAAATCTCAGAACTTTACAATAAAACAGGTAATGCTGCAAATATTCAactagtcaagcagcatctgtagggagagAATTAACAGGACAATGACCTTCCATCAGAATTCAGGGTCATTTTGGTTCTTTCCCCACTGATGCTGTCAGACCTGGAAAGTGTTTCCAGTGTTTatgtgaaaaaggatctagtgtttATGTTTAGTACTTAGGTTATGCTAGCTTATGTGTTCATTTCAAATTTACAACATCTGCTCTTTTTGGTTTAAGAGATACTTTTGCCATGCAGGCAATCATTGTATTGAGAATTTTTGAATATCTTCCTTTTCTGAAATCTGCCTGCTCAATTATTGTTCACCTAATCAGTGGAATAAGGATAATGCATTTCAAAATGGAACCCAGGGCATTCACAGGCTGACCGCTGACTATCAACACCATAAATAGAACAAGTCTACCCCTGTAGCTTCGGTTTGTACATATAATAAAAGATCTCCCTTTCCTCATCTATCTCGGGGCTCTAGGCAAGGATGCCCTCTTAGTCCactattatttgatattgcccttgAATCTTTAGCAATTGCCATCCGAGACTTGCCtaacatttttggtattacctgtggaaatgaaatacataaattatcactatatgcagatgatttgttattatatatctctaaGCTGGGGAAATTAATATCCATTATTTTAtctttgttggctcaatttaTTAACTTCTCTGGTTATAACttgaaccttaataagagtgaactatttcccctaaataagcatgttcctatttatggatgtttaccatttaaattggttactgactcttttacatatttaggggttaaaatcacaaaaaaagcataaagatttatttaaagctaattttttacctttaattgatcagattaaacttttgtttactaaatggtcaccgaTGTCTCTGTCACTGATCGGTCGgatcaatgctatcaagatgattattttgcctaaatttttatgtcttttaaatgataccaatttttattccaaaatccttttttgataatgttgattcaaaaatttcctcatatatggcagaacaaaaagcttaggttaggtaaaagatatttacaaaaatctaaaaaagAGGTGGGGTTAGCTCTCCCGAATCTTAGATTTTACTATTAGGCAATTAACAtacgatatttaaaattttggttatggGACTTGGATGTAACTTCaagcccacattgggtaaatcttgaatgtaattcttcacaagggttttcattgggttctattCTAGGGACTTCGCTTCCTTTTactctttctaaattgtataaacaaatggataacccAGTAGTTAAAAATACTTtatgtatatggtttcaattttgaaaaCTTCTTGGGTTgaaccaatttattttagcaaatcctattatatctaatttcgtTTTTCAACcctccactatggatcaagcatatttagattggaaaatcaaaggtataatatgatttcgtgatttattttcagataattgttttatgtcctttgaacaactatctaataaatataatctgcctagacaacaggaattctgcagatgctggaaattcaagcaacacacatcaaagctgctggtgaacgcagcaggccaggcagcatctctaggaagaggtacagtcgacgtttcaggctgagacccttcatcaggactaactgaaggaagagttaggaagagatttgaaagggggagggggagatccaaaatgataggagaagacaggagggggagggatggagccaagagctggacaggtgataggcaaaggggatatgagaggatcatgggacaggaggtccgggaagaaagacaaggtggggggaactcagaggatgggcaaggggtatagtcagagggagaaaaaggagagtgagagaaagaagtgtgtataaaaataacggatggcgtacgagggggaggtggggcattagcggatcTGCCTAGAtttcacttttttagatatttacaggttagaaattttttaaatactgTTTCTCCTAACTTTGCAAATTTAtattcaatggatattttggaaaaaaattttgatttaaatccttttcagaaaggtgttATAGCAATTATTTAGAATACAATTATGAATATATGtcctgatgtatctaataaaattaagaCTGATTGGGAAAGAAAACTTAGGAtcactgtacagattgaaaaatgggaaaaaaaatcttcaattagttaattcattctctatatgtgctaaacatgcgttgatacagtttaaagtagtgcacagagttcacatgtctaaagataaattatctTGTTATTACTGATATATAAATCCTatctgtgatagatgtcattctgacATAGCTTCTTTAACACATatattttggtcatgtcctttgttga
This genomic stretch from Mobula birostris isolate sMobBir1 chromosome 6, sMobBir1.hap1, whole genome shotgun sequence harbors:
- the dleu7 gene encoding leukemia-associated protein 7, producing the protein MQRLTALQGCIAHQQSALTTLRQYLEDQRHLGVDQPDPGPAVSPSASNFQLSAPSSTPSKRRRTILQVARESKLKRLIGLTSDLINLEQNSLHHLKGIHFQVESKLSVDLRNTCGRLATREDCLRLDGDLKAVEECLRSLVNQLLLSLSSDNSGSQLEVTDPLKRLSQKYLNI